In Streptomyces seoulensis, the following are encoded in one genomic region:
- a CDS encoding alpha/beta fold hydrolase, with translation MDLRVPRLLKRPRRAAAALGAAVLLAATGTWTATASDTPGPHRTDRVLTMADGTRVDTSYFTSPGGGRRPAVLLAHGFGGSKDDLRAQAEDLAGHGYAVLTWSARGFGHSTGRIGLNDPAHEVTDVSRLIDWLARRPEVRLDKPGDPRVGIAGGSYGGAISLLAAGHDPRVDAIAPAVTYWDLSDALFPNGVFKRLWTGVFFNSGGGCAQFEPALCAMYQRVAQSGVPDADARALLEKRSPAAVADRIKVPTLLFQGQTDSLFTLAQSDAAERAIRANGAPVKVDWIAGGHDGGDLETGRVQGRVRDWFDHYLKGTSAGTGPAFRITRTGGVDSTDGSTRSRGATADTYPGLRGDPRTIPLTGREQRVANPAGASPPAVSALPGLGGGGLAQLSALGTGVSLDFPGQYAKFDAPPQRTALRVTGTPTARVHVKSTSADAVLFAKLYDVGPGGSQVLPGQLVTPLRVTGAKAGKDVTVTLPPVDHEVQQGHRLRLVLATTDLAYASPTAPATYTVSLKGPLSVPTAPGVTTAATPLPSWVWWLPLAGAAAALALLLTARRRTTAPAPDPELAEVPLVITDLSKRYAKSSDRYAVRDLSFRVEKGQVLGLLGPNGAGKTTTLRMLMGLIRPDGGEIRVFGHAIRPGATVLSRVGAFVEGAGFLPHLTGRENLELYWRATGRPPEDAHLAEALEIAGLGDALARAVRTYSQGMRQRLAIAQAMLGLPDLLILDEPTNGLDPPQIREMREVMIRYAAAGRTVIVSSHLLAEVEQSCTHLVVMDRGRLVQTGPVGEITGSGDTLFVGTGTPVAEPVVEKVAALDGVASAVRTEDGLLVRLEPGTTAGALVVELVRLEVPVLSVGPHRRLEDAFLTLIGGSA, from the coding sequence ATGGATCTTCGAGTGCCCCGGCTGCTGAAGCGGCCCCGGCGGGCCGCCGCCGCGCTGGGGGCCGCCGTACTGCTCGCCGCCACCGGAACCTGGACGGCGACCGCGTCCGACACGCCGGGCCCGCACCGCACCGACCGGGTCCTGACCATGGCCGACGGCACCCGCGTGGACACCTCCTACTTCACCTCCCCGGGCGGCGGCCGCCGGCCCGCCGTCCTCCTCGCCCACGGCTTCGGCGGCAGCAAGGACGACCTGCGCGCCCAGGCCGAGGACCTCGCCGGGCACGGGTACGCCGTACTCACCTGGTCCGCCCGGGGGTTCGGCCACTCGACGGGCAGGATCGGGCTCAACGACCCGGCGCACGAGGTCACCGACGTCTCCCGTCTGATCGACTGGCTGGCCAGGAGGCCCGAGGTCCGCCTCGACAAGCCCGGCGACCCGCGCGTGGGCATCGCGGGCGGCTCGTACGGCGGGGCGATCTCCCTGCTGGCGGCCGGACACGACCCGCGCGTGGACGCCATCGCGCCCGCCGTCACCTACTGGGACCTCTCCGACGCCCTGTTCCCGAACGGCGTGTTCAAGAGGCTGTGGACCGGCGTCTTCTTCAACTCCGGTGGCGGATGCGCCCAGTTCGAGCCCGCGCTGTGCGCGATGTACCAGCGCGTCGCCCAGTCCGGCGTCCCCGACGCCGACGCCCGCGCCCTGCTGGAGAAGCGCTCGCCCGCCGCCGTCGCCGACCGGATCAAGGTCCCCACCCTGCTCTTCCAGGGCCAGACCGACTCCCTGTTCACCCTCGCCCAGTCCGACGCGGCCGAGCGCGCGATCCGGGCCAACGGCGCGCCCGTCAAGGTCGACTGGATCGCGGGCGGCCACGACGGGGGAGACCTGGAGACCGGCCGCGTCCAGGGGCGGGTGCGGGACTGGTTCGACCACTACCTCAAGGGCACGTCGGCCGGCACCGGCCCCGCCTTCCGGATCACCCGCACCGGGGGCGTCGACTCCACCGACGGCAGCACCCGCAGCCGGGGCGCCACCGCCGACACCTACCCCGGCCTGCGCGGCGACCCCCGCACGATCCCCCTCACCGGCCGCGAGCAGCGCGTCGCCAACCCGGCCGGCGCCAGCCCGCCCGCCGTCTCCGCGCTGCCCGGCCTCGGCGGCGGCGGCCTCGCCCAGCTCTCCGCCCTCGGCACCGGCGTCTCCCTCGACTTCCCCGGCCAGTACGCCAAGTTCGACGCACCGCCGCAGCGCACCGCCCTCCGTGTCACCGGCACCCCGACCGCCCGCGTCCACGTGAAGTCCACCAGCGCCGACGCGGTCCTCTTCGCCAAGCTCTACGACGTCGGCCCCGGCGGCAGCCAGGTACTCCCCGGCCAGCTCGTCACCCCCCTGAGGGTCACCGGCGCCAAGGCGGGCAAGGACGTCACCGTCACCCTCCCGCCCGTCGACCACGAGGTGCAGCAGGGCCACCGCCTCCGCCTGGTCCTCGCCACCACCGACCTCGCCTACGCCTCACCGACCGCCCCCGCGACCTACACGGTCTCCCTCAAGGGCCCGTTGAGCGTCCCCACGGCCCCCGGCGTGACCACCGCGGCGACCCCGCTGCCCTCCTGGGTCTGGTGGCTCCCCCTCGCCGGTGCCGCGGCGGCCCTCGCCCTCCTCCTCACCGCCCGGCGCCGCACCACGGCCCCCGCACCCGACCCCGAGCTGGCCGAAGTCCCGCTGGTCATCACCGACTTGAGCAAGCGCTACGCCAAGTCGTCGGACCGGTACGCCGTACGCGACCTCTCCTTCCGCGTCGAGAAGGGCCAGGTGCTCGGCCTGCTCGGGCCCAACGGCGCGGGCAAGACCACCACCCTGCGCATGCTGATGGGCCTGATCCGGCCCGACGGCGGCGAGATCCGCGTCTTCGGCCACGCCATCCGCCCCGGCGCCACGGTCCTCTCCCGCGTCGGCGCCTTCGTGGAGGGCGCCGGCTTCCTGCCCCACCTGACCGGCCGGGAGAACCTGGAGCTGTACTGGCGGGCCACCGGCCGCCCGCCCGAGGACGCCCACCTCGCCGAGGCCCTGGAGATCGCCGGCCTCGGCGACGCCCTGGCCCGCGCGGTCCGCACCTACTCCCAGGGCATGCGCCAGCGCCTGGCCATCGCCCAGGCCATGCTCGGCCTGCCCGACCTGCTCATCCTGGACGAGCCCACCAACGGCCTGGACCCGCCGCAGATCCGCGAGATGCGCGAGGTCATGATCCGGTACGCGGCCGCCGGACGCACCGTCATCGTCTCCAGCCACCTGCTGGCCGAGGTCGAGCAGTCCTGCACCCATCTGGTGGTCATGGACCGGGGCCGGCTGGTCCAGACGGGCCCGGTCGGCGAGATCACCGGCTCCGGCGACACCCTGTTCGTCGGCACCGGCACCCCCGTCGCCGAGCCGGTCGTGGAGAAGGTGGCCGCCCTGGACGGCGTCGCCTCCGCCGTACGGACCGAGGACGGGCTGCTGGTCCGCCTCGAACCCGGCACCACGGCGGGCGCACTCGTCGTGGAACTGGTCCGCCTGGAGGTGCCCGTGCTCTCCGTCGGCCCGCACCGGCGTCTGGAGGACGCCTTCCTCACCCTGATCGGAGGCTCCGCGTGA